The genomic segment AACTCtgtgctgctgatttaaatgacagtttttatgTGAAATGTTTCCACACAGCTGATTTATTTCTGCAGCCAGATCTTCCTCTGTAGAGTTTCTTCTGGTTCTGCTCATGTCGAGCTGCAGATCAACAAACTGTTgcacaagaaaagcagtcagagagctcAGTGCACCTCCACGGCTGCTCATTCCCTCATATAGCAtcgtcagaaatgcagcatttgtttattagttattgatgatcagaaattacagcaacatagaatgtgtccatttaatatagatttacCCACAAATACAATCaccttgctctgagcacaggcatgtattctgcatgtgtacgttatgtacggatactgaatcacgtgaccggcaggaattgatgggactcagaaacacccccacagtttaatcagttgtcagtcctgataagtcctcagtggtgaatttgtagtaggatcacaatcagctgacgtagtgttcactagttgtcatggttacagtgacgttgTACCGCTATCtaacaatgatacagaaatctttaacaaatccatggattcagactataagctgcatcactgacaaaatctaatcaggtggtcctcatttcatttctgaccttccctgaaaatttcgtccaaatccgttagtctgtttttcagtaatgttgcagacagacagacagacagacagacgccgatcgtcacataactccgatgcgttccttggtggagtagtAAAACACTAGAATCCGTTTGAAACCGTCTCAGAGACTCTTCAGGTTCTGTTCGTCGTCTTTTCCTCCATGACTGATCAGATGCAGTTATTGTTGATCCGTCATCGGTctaatgaagctgctgctcttctctgatgttctgaaggttctgaTGTCTGCTTTTATTGACTCTGTCGGTTCTGATCTCTAACAGAGGTGGTCTGCGGCGCTCCGTCCATCTACCTGGACTTTACCAGATCCAATCTGGACGCCAAGTTCGGCGTCGCAGCTCAGAACTGCTACAAAGTCCCTAAAGGTGCCTTCACCGGGGAGATCAGGTACGTTCAGGACAACTTATCGATCTATCAGCTGTTTATATTCAGGTTCTGATCCATTTTTGTGTCCGATTCTGCAGCCCTGCCATGATCAAGGACTGTGAAGTGAACTGGGTGATTCTGGGTCACTCAGAGAGGCGCCACGTGTTCGGAGAGAGCGACGAGGTGAGTCTGAGCAGACGATTCAAGATGAAGTGAAGTCctttaaaacagcagctaacCAACAAGTCTACGCCCACAGCTGATCGGCCAGAAGACCGCCCACGCCCTGGAGAGCGGTCTGGGCGTGATCGCCTGCATCGGAGAGAAGCTGGacgagagggagggaggcatCACAGAGAAGGTGGTGTTCGCTCAGACCAAAGTCATCGCAGGTACAGACTTCTCCACAGCAGAGATGTGAGAACATTCTCAGCAGAACCTCCGTCTCATCAACGTTTCTCCTCCACAGACAACGTCAAGGACTGGAGCAAAGTGGTGCTCGCCTACGAACCCGTCTGGGCCATCGGCACCGGCAAGACCGCCTCCCCTCAGCAGGTACATATTAGAGATGCGTGTCAGCAGGTACATATTAGAGATGCGTGTCAGCAGGTAAATACTAGAGATGCATGTCAGCAGGTACATATTAGAGATGCGTGTCAGCAGGTACATATTAGAGATGCGTGTCAGCAGGTACATGCTAGAGATGCGTGTCAGCAGGTACATGCTAGAGATGCGTGTCAGCAGGTACATGCTAGAGATGCGTGTCAGCAGGTACATGCTAGAGATGCGTGTCAGCAGGTACATGCTAGAGATGCGTGTCAGCAGGTACATGCTAGAGATGCGTGTCAGCAGGTACATGCTAGAGATGCGTGTCAGCAGGTACATGCTAGAGATGCGTGTCAGCAGGTACATGCTAGAGATGCGTGTCAGCAGGTACATGCTAGAGAT from the Acanthochromis polyacanthus isolate Apoly-LR-REF ecotype Palm Island chromosome 12, KAUST_Apoly_ChrSc, whole genome shotgun sequence genome contains:
- the tpi1b gene encoding triosephosphate isomerase B isoform X7 codes for the protein MSRKFFVGGNWKMNGDKKSLTDLIQTMNGAKTDPNVEVVCGAPSIYLDFTRSNLDAKFGVAAQNCYKVPKGAFTGEISPAMIKDCEVNWVILGHSERRHVFGESDELIGQKTAHALESGLGVIACIGEKLDEREGGITEKVVFAQTKVIADNVKDWSKVVLAYEPVWAIGTGKTASPQQVHIRDACQQVHIRDACQQVHARDACQQVHARDACQQVHARDACQQVHARDACQQVHARDACQQVHARDACQQVHARDACQQVHARDACQQVHARDACQQVHARDVSQNVNIRNMSASEY
- the tpi1b gene encoding triosephosphate isomerase B isoform X3 → MSRKFFVGGNWKMNGDKKSLTDLIQTMNGAKTDPNVEVVCGAPSIYLDFTRSNLDAKFGVAAQNCYKVPKGAFTGEISPAMIKDCEVNWVILGHSERRHVFGESDELIGQKTAHALESGLGVIACIGEKLDEREGGITEKVVFAQTKVIADNVKDWSKVVLAYEPVWAIGTGKTASPQQVHIRDACQQVHIRDACQQVHARDACQQVHARDACQQVHARDACQQVHARDACQQVHARDACQQVHARDACQQVHARDACQQVHARDACQQVHARDACQQVHARDACQQVHARDACQQVHARDACQQVHARDACQQVHARDVSQNVNIRNMSASEY
- the tpi1b gene encoding triosephosphate isomerase B isoform X10, which translates into the protein MSRKFFVGGNWKMNGDKKSLTDLIQTMNGAKTDPNVEVVCGAPSIYLDFTRSNLDAKFGVAAQNCYKVPKGAFTGEISPAMIKDCEVNWVILGHSERRHVFGESDELIGQKTAHALESGLGVIACIGEKLDEREGGITEKVVFAQTKVIADNVKDWSKVVLAYEPVWAIGTGKTASPQQVHIRDACQQVHIRDACQQVHARDACQQVHARDACQQVHARDACQQVHARDACQQVHARDACQQVHARDACQQVHARDVSQNVNIRNMSASEY
- the tpi1b gene encoding triosephosphate isomerase B isoform X6, with translation MSRKFFVGGNWKMNGDKKSLTDLIQTMNGAKTDPNVEVVCGAPSIYLDFTRSNLDAKFGVAAQNCYKVPKGAFTGEISPAMIKDCEVNWVILGHSERRHVFGESDELIGQKTAHALESGLGVIACIGEKLDEREGGITEKVVFAQTKVIADNVKDWSKVVLAYEPVWAIGTGKTASPQQVHIRDACQQVHIRDACQQVHARDACQQVHARDACQQVHARDACQQVHARDACQQVHARDACQQVHARDACQQVHARDACQQVHARDACQQVHARDACQQVHARDACQQVHARDVSQNVNIRNMSASEY
- the tpi1b gene encoding triosephosphate isomerase B isoform X13, giving the protein MSRKFFVGGNWKMNGDKKSLTDLIQTMNGAKTDPNVEVVCGAPSIYLDFTRSNLDAKFGVAAQNCYKVPKGAFTGEISPAMIKDCEVNWVILGHSERRHVFGESDELIGQKTAHALESGLGVIACIGEKLDEREGGITEKVVFAQTKVIADNVKDWSKVVLAYEPVWAIGTGKTASPQQAQEVHEKLREWLKTNVSESVANSVRIIYGGSVTGATCKELASQKDVDGFLVGGASLKPEFIEIINAKM
- the tpi1b gene encoding triosephosphate isomerase B isoform X4, with protein sequence MSRKFFVGGNWKMNGDKKSLTDLIQTMNGAKTDPNVEVVCGAPSIYLDFTRSNLDAKFGVAAQNCYKVPKGAFTGEISPAMIKDCEVNWVILGHSERRHVFGESDELIGQKTAHALESGLGVIACIGEKLDEREGGITEKVVFAQTKVIADNVKDWSKVVLAYEPVWAIGTGKTASPQQVHIRDACQQVHIRDACQQVHARDACQQVHARDACQQVHARDACQQVHARDACQQVHARDACQQVHARDACQQVHARDACQQVHARDACQQVHARDACQQVHARDACQQVHARDACQQVHARDACQQVHARDVSQNVNIRNMSASEY
- the tpi1b gene encoding triosephosphate isomerase B isoform X8 — protein: MSRKFFVGGNWKMNGDKKSLTDLIQTMNGAKTDPNVEVVCGAPSIYLDFTRSNLDAKFGVAAQNCYKVPKGAFTGEISPAMIKDCEVNWVILGHSERRHVFGESDELIGQKTAHALESGLGVIACIGEKLDEREGGITEKVVFAQTKVIADNVKDWSKVVLAYEPVWAIGTGKTASPQQVHIRDACQQVHIRDACQQVHARDACQQVHARDACQQVHARDACQQVHARDACQQVHARDACQQVHARDACQQVHARDACQQVHARDACQQVHARDVSQNVNIRNMSASEY
- the tpi1b gene encoding triosephosphate isomerase B isoform X1 — its product is MSRKFFVGGNWKMNGDKKSLTDLIQTMNGAKTDPNVEVVCGAPSIYLDFTRSNLDAKFGVAAQNCYKVPKGAFTGEISPAMIKDCEVNWVILGHSERRHVFGESDELIGQKTAHALESGLGVIACIGEKLDEREGGITEKVVFAQTKVIADNVKDWSKVVLAYEPVWAIGTGKTASPQQVHIRDACQQVHIRDACQQVHIRDACQQVHARDACQQVHARDACQQVHARDACQQVHARDACQQVHARDACQQVHARDACQQVHARDACQQVHARDACQQVHARDACQQVHARDACQQVHARDACQQVHARDACQQVHARDACQQVHARDACQQVHARDACQQVHARDVSQNVNIRNMSASEY
- the tpi1b gene encoding triosephosphate isomerase B isoform X2, whose translation is MSRKFFVGGNWKMNGDKKSLTDLIQTMNGAKTDPNVEVVCGAPSIYLDFTRSNLDAKFGVAAQNCYKVPKGAFTGEISPAMIKDCEVNWVILGHSERRHVFGESDELIGQKTAHALESGLGVIACIGEKLDEREGGITEKVVFAQTKVIADNVKDWSKVVLAYEPVWAIGTGKTASPQQVHIRDACQQVHIRDACQQVHARDACQQVHARDACQQVHARDACQQVHARDACQQVHARDACQQVHARDACQQVHARDACQQVHARDACQQVHARDACQQVHARDACQQVHARDACQQVHARDACQQVHARDACQQVHARDACQQVHARDVSQNVNIRNMSASEY
- the tpi1b gene encoding triosephosphate isomerase B isoform X5, whose amino-acid sequence is MSRKFFVGGNWKMNGDKKSLTDLIQTMNGAKTDPNVEVVCGAPSIYLDFTRSNLDAKFGVAAQNCYKVPKGAFTGEISPAMIKDCEVNWVILGHSERRHVFGESDELIGQKTAHALESGLGVIACIGEKLDEREGGITEKVVFAQTKVIADNVKDWSKVVLAYEPVWAIGTGKTASPQQVHIRDACQQVHIRDACQQVHARDACQQVHARDACQQVHARDACQQVHARDACQQVHARDACQQVHARDACQQVHARDACQQVHARDACQQVHARDACQQVHARDACQQVHARDACQQVHARDVSQNVNIRNMSASEY
- the tpi1b gene encoding triosephosphate isomerase B isoform X9 encodes the protein MSRKFFVGGNWKMNGDKKSLTDLIQTMNGAKTDPNVEVVCGAPSIYLDFTRSNLDAKFGVAAQNCYKVPKGAFTGEISPAMIKDCEVNWVILGHSERRHVFGESDELIGQKTAHALESGLGVIACIGEKLDEREGGITEKVVFAQTKVIADNVKDWSKVVLAYEPVWAIGTGKTASPQQVHIRDACQQVHIRDACQQVHARDACQQVHARDACQQVHARDACQQVHARDACQQVHARDACQQVHARDACQQVHARDACQQVHARDVSQNVNIRNMSASEY
- the tpi1b gene encoding triosephosphate isomerase B isoform X11, encoding MSRKFFVGGNWKMNGDKKSLTDLIQTMNGAKTDPNVEVVCGAPSIYLDFTRSNLDAKFGVAAQNCYKVPKGAFTGEISPAMIKDCEVNWVILGHSERRHVFGESDELIGQKTAHALESGLGVIACIGEKLDEREGGITEKVVFAQTKVIADNVKDWSKVVLAYEPVWAIGTGKTASPQQVHIRDACQQVHIRDACQQVHARDACQQVHARDACQQVHARDACQQVHARDACQQVHARDACQQVHARDVSQNVNIRNMSASEY
- the tpi1b gene encoding triosephosphate isomerase B isoform X12, coding for MSRKFFVGGNWKMNGDKKSLTDLIQTMNGAKTDPNVEVVCGAPSIYLDFTRSNLDAKFGVAAQNCYKVPKGAFTGEISPAMIKDCEVNWVILGHSERRHVFGESDELIGQKTAHALESGLGVIACIGEKLDEREGGITEKVVFAQTKVIADNVKDWSKVVLAYEPVWAIGTGKTASPQQVHIRDACQQVHIRDACQQVHARDACQQVHARDACQQVHARDACQQVHARDACQQVHARDVSQNVNIRNMSASEY